The stretch of DNA TGCCAGTCGCCGACCCATTCGAAGAAAATGCCGATGCCGTAGATCGCGACCCCCAGCCACGTCAGCCAGGTGAACGGCGCGGCGGGCGAGGAGCCTAGGATGCCGACCTGCGCCGGGCTCGACACCATGAACAGCAGCACCGCCTGCATCAGCCACACCCGTGTCAGCGCGGCGATCGCGAAATTGCCCTTCTCGCGGTCCTTCTTGAGAATCATCTTGTAACGCTTGTCCTCGCCCTCGCGGCGCCAGCGCAGGAACAGGTAGCCGCCGAGGCGAAAGCCCCAGGCCGCTGTCATCGCCATCAGCAGGGTGGCAAGCGGGCCGGGCTCGGCGAGCTGCAGCCAGCTCAGCACGGCGAGCACGCCCATGCCCGCCCCCCAGAAGGCGTCGATGAACGACACGTCGTCGATCTTCACGGATATTGCCCATTGCACCAGCACCAGCGCGATCAGCACGCCTGCATTGACCAGCAGCGCTTCAAACATCGTTGCGTCCCTCGATGATCGCCCGGGCCTGCGCCTCGAGCACCTTGAACCTTTCGTAATCGGGCAGCTTGGAGCGGAACCATTCGGCGAGCTTCAGGAGGTCCTCGCCGTAATTGCCGGTCGGCATCATCGGCTCCCCGAAGCCGATCACCATGTTCTCGTTGTCGGCGTAGGCGGGAACGATCGGAACGCCCGCGGCCTGCGCGATATGGTAGAAGCCCGATTTCCAGCGCCCGTCCGATGAGCGCGTGCCCTCGACCGCGATCACCAGCGCGAGTTCATCGCGGCGGGCGAATTCCTCGGCCACCTGCTGCGTCGCATTGGCGCGGCGGGTGCGGTCGATCGGGATGCCGCCCATGTCGAGCATGAAGTTGCGCATCATCCCCTTGAACAGGGTGTGCTTGCCCATGAAGTTGGGC from Erythrobacter sp. encodes:
- a CDS encoding DUF1295 domain-containing protein; its protein translation is MFEALLVNAGVLIALVLVQWAISVKIDDVSFIDAFWGAGMGVLAVLSWLQLAEPGPLATLLMAMTAAWGFRLGGYLFLRWRREGEDKRYKMILKKDREKGNFAIAALTRVWLMQAVLLFMVSSPAQVGILGSSPAAPFTWLTWLGVAIYGIGIFFEWVGDWQLTRFKADPANEGQVLDTGLWRYTRHPNYFGDFAAWWGIWLVCASVSWTYAAATVIGPLFLSFTLTKWSGVTLLEKGMDRTKGDKYADYKRRTSAFFPLPPKSRGQARARG
- a CDS encoding lysophospholipid acyltransferase family protein; this encodes MLHQPVEAAHVPRKPTLLSRIVRRIIIAIYGWKGWKIEGSLPKHFKKYVIAGAPHTSNWDFVFFAGATHKEKVLPNFMGKHTLFKGMMRNFMLDMGGIPIDRTRRANATQQVAEEFARRDELALVIAVEGTRSSDGRWKSGFYHIAQAAGVPIVPAYADNENMVIGFGEPMMPTGNYGEDLLKLAEWFRSKLPDYERFKVLEAQARAIIEGRNDV